The sequence GTGCGCGATGGTGTCCGCCGCCAGGTGCGTGAGGTAGCCGATGCCGACCGCCTTCAGCCGCTCGCTGTCGGCGGCGGCCTCGATCTCCTCGCCCACGTGCCAGTGGTGGCAGTGGCGGCCCTCGGGAACGTATTTCTTGGCCAGCGAGATGTCGGCGGCCAGCGAGCCGTAGATGAAGTCGAACGGGTGGGCCGCCAGGATGGCGCGGATGGCGTCGGGAAGGAGCTGCAGCGACTGCAGCACCTGCCAGCTGAGGTACGCGTGCGTCCCCGGGCCCCATGCCCACGCGTGGCCGGGGGTGAGCGCCACCAGCAGCAGCGCGATCGCGGCGGCCGCCAGCAGGCCGCCCCTGGACAGCTTCATTCCTCTTCCGTCGTCCCGCGGAAGCGCAGCCCGCCCGCCCGGCGCCGCCGCTCGTTCTTGCGGCGCTCGCTGGACCGGCGCTCGCCCGTGCGCCGCTCGCCGATCTGCTCCGACAGCTCGTCGCGCGCCTCGGCCAGGATGCGCCGTACCTCGTCGCGGAACTCGGACAGCAGCTCGCGGCCGGCGTCGATCGCGTCCTCGGCCACCTCGCCGGTGGCGGCGCGTCCGCGCTGGAGGCCGCGCGCCACCTGGCCGGCGCTGCGGCGCAGCTTCTTCCGGTACGGCTTCAGCTCGCGCAGCAGCCGCTCCTTGGCCGTCTTCGGCTGCGGCCGCAGCAGCAGCGTGGCCCCGATCCCCAGCACCGTGCCCACCGCGAAGGCGGCGAGGAACTCGGTGGTATCCTGGCGTGCCATGGTCGCTCCGTCGTCGTGTCACCCGCCCCGGCCGCGGCGCCCGCGCCCGCGGATCTCGATCTCCACGTCCCCCTCGTCCGCGTCCCCCGGGTCTTCGCCGAGGTCGTCGTCCACCCCGTACTCGTCGTCCTCGTCCTCGGCGTAGACGTCGTCGCCGGCCTCGAGCTCGCCCAGCTGGTAGCGGCGGAAGGTGTCGGCGCCAGCCTGGATGCCGCGGAGGGTCGACGCGCCGCCGATGAACAGCGCTTCGGCCTCTTCCTGCACCACGCCGATCAGCGCATTGAACTCGCCCACGCGCTCCTCCGCCTTCTCCGCCGCGGTCTTCAGCTTCGCCGTGGCCGCGTTCACGCTCTCCGACAGCCGCTCGGCGTCCTTGCGCACCGTCTTGCTGACGAAGTTCACGTTCTCGGTCACCGCGGTGACGTTGTGGATGGCGGGGGCCAAGTCGATGCGCAGCTTCTGCCCCTGCTCCTCCACCTTCTTCATCAGCGCCTTCAATCGCTTCGCCGCGAAGAGGACGCCGAGCCCCACGGCCAGCAGGGCGATGGCCAGCACGATCTGGGCGATGGCGGCGAAGGCCTGGACCCACTGCTGCCAGCCGGGCTCCTGCTGCACCACGAACACGGTGTCGTGCACGCTCTGGGCCTGCAAGAGGAGGATGGTCAAGACGCGGGTCCCGGGTCAGGTGTGGCTTGGGTCAATCGAACAGGTCTACGCCCAGCGTGCGCGCGCCGATCTTCGGCACGATGCGGGGATGGAGCCGCGAAGGCCGCCCTCGCTCCAGCGCGCCCGTCACCACCCACGCAACCTCGCGCGGGAGGGCGTCGAGCGCGGACGGGTCGCGGCGGTCGACGAGTCCGCGGAGCGCCTCGTCCAGCGCCTCGACGCCGCCCAGCAGCGACGCCGCCATGGTCGCATCGGGCGGCCCCGACCACGCGCCCGCGAGCTCGGCGACCTCGCTCGCCCACAGGTCGCCAAGCGGGAGGAGCGGCTCGGGCGGCAGCTCGCCGCCCAGCAGCAGCGCCGTCTTGCTGGCTGGATGGGCGGGGATGGAATGCTCCACCAGCCGCGCCTTCATCCGCCTCATCTCCTCCGCCGCGCGATCGCCCGAAACCTGCGGCGCAGCGTGCAAGACGGATTCCATCTCCCCCTCGTCCACCGTGACGCGAAGCACCGCGTCCACGCCGAGCGTGGAGGCCAGCATCCGCGCGGCGAGCGCCGCCTCCGGGCCGCCGTCGTCGAGCAGGGCGATGCGCTGCGCGCCGCGGTCCGCCAGCGCCTGGCGCGCCACCGCGCCGACGATCTCCGCGATGCGGGCCTCGCGGGCGGTCATCCGCGCGCCCCGATCAGCCGCGCGAGCTCCGCGTGGACGAGCCGCGGGTCGTCGTCGCGCGCGTGGGCGTACGGGCGGCGCGCGGCCGCGACGGCGTCGAGCGAGAGGTCGACGGTGAGCCGGGCTTCCGCAAGGTCGTCCGCGCGGGCGATCAGCTCCCCGCCGGGGCCGGCGACCAGCGAGCCGCCGCCGAAGACGCACGACGCTTCCGTCCCCACGCGGTTGGCGACGACGACGTAGACGCCGTACGCCACCGCGGCCGCGCGCGCCAGGTGCTCCCACGCGGGCCAGCTGGCGAAGCGCCCGCCGCCCTCGCCGCCGGCCCAGCTCCCGCGCCCCGCGGCGGCCGCCTGCACGATCACCAGGTGCGCGCCGTCCGCGGCCAGGAGATACGTCAGCGCCGGGTGCCACAGGTCCTCGCAGACCAGCAGGCCGACGCGCCATCCCCCACCTGCGTCGTAGGCCCGCGCGCGGTCGCCGCGGCCGAACCATCGCCCCTCGTCGAACATCCCGTACGTGGGGAGATAGACCTTGCGGTGGCGATGGAGGACGCGCCCGCCGCGCAGGTGCAGCGCCGCGTTGTACGGCACGAACGCCGCGTCGCGCTCGATCCCCCCGACGATCACGTCCGGCCCCACCGCGAGCTGGGGATACGGCGCGTCGTCCGCGAGGACGGCCAGCGCGTGCACCCGGTCGCGCACGTCGTAGCCCGTGACGGAAAGCTCCGGCGTCACCACCAGGTCGACGCCGTCCGCCGCCGCGTCGGCCTGCGCCGCGGCGATGCGCGCCAGGTTCGCGTCCGCATCCCCCAGCACGGGCGCGAGTTGCTCCACGCGCAGCCGCAGGCGATCCGCCGTGAAGCCGTCCATCACCCCGCCCGGACGCCGTTGCGCACCCCGATCTCCATCTCCCGATACGGGCAGCTCGAATCGCGGTTTCGGGGGATGGGGATCGGGGGGAAACGCACGCGCGGCGCGGGTTCGGGAGGCCTGTCGAAGCCTCGTGGCGGCGGTGTGGAAAACGCGCCGCATCTTACGCCCGCCGCGACGGCGATGTCAAGCAAAACTCAGGCGCCGCCTGCATTCCCGGGCGCTTTTGCGCGCCGTTCACGGGGGCGCTAGCTTCTCGTCCCCCCGCGCCTCGGCGGGCGGGGGTGTGGACGGGCCGCGCACGACTCTTGCGCCTGCGCTCCGGCCCCGAGACAGCCCGTACGCGGCCTCTCCGATTGCCCCCGGAGACGCCGTGACTTCCCACGTTCCAGGTCCGGAGACCCGAGTTGCCCAAGTTCGTCGTCCAGGGGGGGAAGCGCCTGAAAGGGGCGATTCGCCCGGCCGGGAACAAGAACGCGGCCCTGCCCATGCTGGCCGCCACGCTGCTGACCGACGAGGACGTGTTCCTGGAGAACGTCCCGCGGATCCGCGACGTGCTGACGCTGCTGGACCTGCTGGAGGCGCTGGGCGCCGAGACGGAGTGGGTGGGCGACAACGAGGTGCGCGTGCGCGCCGCCGACGTGGGCCACACGCAGCTGAATGCCGAGGCCGCGGCCCGCATCCGCGCCTCGATCCTCCTCGCCGGACCAATGCTCGCACGGACCGGGGGGATGAACCTGCCGCCGCCGGGCGGCGACGTGATCGGCCGGCGGCGCGTGGACACGCACTTCCTGGCCTTTCAGAAGCTGGGCGCGCGCTTCGAGCACGACGCCAGGGGCTTCCGCGTGAAGAGCGACGGGCTCGTCGGCGGCGACATGTTCCTCGACGAGCCGAGCGTGACGGGGACCGAGAACGCGGTGATGGCAGCGTCGCTGGCGCGCGGGACGACGCGCATCCGCAACGCCGCCGCCGAGCCGCACGTCCAGGACCTCTGCCACATGCTGGTGGGGATGGGCGCGCCCATCGACGGGATCGGCAGCGGCACGCTGACCATCCAGGGCGCGCAGAAGCTGCGCGGCGGGCGCTTCCGCATCACCAGCGACCACATCGAGGTGGGGAGCTTCATCGGGCTGGCCGCCGTGACGCGGTCCGAACTGACGATTCTCGACGCCGCGCCGGAGCACCTGGACAGCACGCTGATCGGGTTCGAGCGGCTGGGGGTGAAGGTGGAGGTGCGCGGGCAGGACCTCTTCATCCCCGGCGGGCAGGAGATGAAGGTGCACGCGGACATCGGCGGCCACATCCCCAAGGTCGACGATGGGCCGTGGCCGGCGTTCCCGGCGGACTGCACCTCGATCGCGCTGGTGACGGCCACGCAGTGCGAGGGAACGATCCTGATCCACGAGAAGATGTTCGAGTCGCGGATGTTCTTCGCCGACAAGCTCATCTCCATGGGCGCGCGGCTGGTGCTGTGCGACCCGCACCGCGTGCTGGTGATCGGCCCGTCGAAGCTGCGCGGCGGCCTGGTGGAGAGCCCCGACATCCGCGCGGGGATGGCGCTGCTGATCGCCGCGCTGGGCGCCGAGGGGCAGAGCGAGATCTTCAACATCGGCCAGATCGAGCGCGGCTACGAGCGCATCGACGAGCGCCTCCGCGCGCTGGGCGCGGACATCGCGAAGATGGACTCGCGGAGCTGATCGCCAGCTCGTCGGCCGGCTCATCACGGGCGAATGAATTCGCGGCAACAACCGCACAAAGTCCCTGCGGGACTGCTGCCGCGACATTCGCGTGAAGCGCTGAAATCGGTGCATGCGCTGAGTTCTCCCCTCCCCTGCGAAGCGCCCTGCGAAGCGGGGGAGGGGCCGGGGGAGCGGGCCAGCCGGCGCCGCGCCGGGATCGGCTTCTCGCGCCGACATCTCGCGCATCCGAGACGAATCAACCCATCATGTCCGACGAACAGCCACGCTCGCGGCCGCCCACCATCGGCGAGGGGATCCGCGCGGGGATCGGGATCCTGACGGCCTTCAAGGAAGCCATCGAGGAGACGATCGAGGACGCCGCCACCTCCAACGATCTCCGTCCCGAGCGCGCGAAGGAGGCGCTGACCGGCGCCCTCAGCCGCGCGTCCGAGGCGCTTGGCGACGTGCGCGAGCGGCTCGACGTGGTGCCGCGCCGCGAGTTCGAGGCGCTCCGCGCGGAGGTGGAGGAGCTGCGCCGCAGGCTCGACCGGCTCGACGGCAGCGGTGGCGTGCGCTTCCTCGACGCCGGCGGCCCGTCGGGCGAGGGCGGCGCTTCGTGACGGACGTCGCGGCCGCGGCGCGGGTGGTCGAGGAGACGCTGCTCGCCGGCGATGTGCCGCTCTGGGTGCATCCGGAGTGGGCGGAGCGCTTCCCGTGGCTGGTGCAGGGGACGACGGGGCGGGGGACGGGCGACGAGCCGTTCGACCTGGGCCTCTCCGGCGCGCAGCCGGTGGGGAAGGTGCTGGACCGCTGGCGCGCCATGATCGCCACGACGGGGATGCGCACGGCGGTGCACTCGCGGCAGGTGCACGGGGCCGAACTGTGGGTGCACCACGAGCGCGGCGCGCCGGGTGTCTCGGTGATGAGCGGCTTCGACGGGCACCTGACCGCGCGCGCCGGGCTGCTGCTGAGCGCGGGCGTGGCGGACTGCACCCCCGTCTCCATCGTCGATTCCGGGCACCGCTGCGTGGCGATGGTGCACTCGGGCTGGCGCGGCACCGCGGCGGGGATCTCCGAGCGCGCCATCGCCAAGCTGGCGGGGATGTGGTCGTCGCGGCCGGAGGCGCTGTGGGTGCATTGCGGCCCGTCCATCTGCGGGCGATGCTACGAGGTGGGGCCGGAGGTGCACGCCGCCATCCACCCCGATCGCGAGCCGCCGCCCGGGCGCGAGCCCATCGACGTCTCCGCCGCGATCGCAGGGCGAGTGATCGCCGCGGGGGTGCCGGCGGAGCAGGTGACCGTCTCCGCGCACTGCACGCGGTGCGGATCTCCCGACTTCTTCTCGCACCGCGCGGGCTCGGCGGGGCGGCAGATGGGCGTGCTGGGGATCCGCGGCGAGGATTGAGCCTGCATCGGATCGATGCACCGCCGCACCGGGATGCACAGCTTCCGGTCATCTCCCCAAGGACATCGATGGACGGTGAATCGCGCGCGCCGCGGCGGGAAACGCTGGCGCGCGCTGGGTTTTTTCGTCAGATTTAAATGATACGGCTGGAGACGTGAATCCGGCCGTCCGCGGGCATGCGTACTGCCACCGACGGCAGCGTGGGGATTCTCCCCGCGACGACAACCACGCATTGCCTGATTCCCGCCGGACGCCGTGCCGGCCATCTTCCGCGCCGTGAATACGACCGCCGCGCTCCTCGTGAAGCGCACTTCCGCCCATCGCCTGACGGCCCTGCTGGCCCTAGTACTTTTCCTGTTCTCGTGGACGGGAGAGGCGCTGGGGATGCATGGCTGCCCGCATCACGACGCGGTGCCGTCGGCGGCGCAGGCGTCGCACGCGGCGGCGCACGGCGGGCATCACGGCGCCGCGCAGCCGTCGCACGACGCGCAGGCGCCGGAGCACGGCGACCAGCATGCGTGCACCTGCCAGGGCACCTGCCCGTCGGCCACCGGCGGCGCGCTCCCCACCGTCGCGGACGCGGCGGTGCGCGTGGCACCGGAGTTCGTCTCGAAGGCGCCGCGGCAGGCCTCAGGCGCCATCACCCCGCGGCTCGTCCCCTTCTTCCTCCCGTACGGCCAGGGTCCTCCCCCGCTCGGCTGATCTCCACCAGACAAGAGCGCACGACGGAACCGCCCGGGCATCTTCCCGCGCCCGGCGCCGCGTGCACGTACACCTGGATCAGCCGAGGTGAAGTGTGTCCATCTCCAGTTCGTCCGTAATCCGTCTGCAGCGCGCGGTGCTCGCGCTCGTGCCGCTCGCCATCGCCCTGCTCGCCGTCCCCGCGCTCGCGCAGGGAACCGGCTTCGTCGAGGGCACCGTCACCGCGCAGGCGGGCGGCGCGCCCCTGGCCGGCGTCCGCGTCGCGGTGGACGGCGCCGCACCGGCGGTGACCGACGCCGCGGGGCGCTTCCACATCGCCCGCGTCCCCGCCGGGCCGCGCACCCTCGTCGCGACGCGGCTGGGGCTGGCGGCGGAGACGCGCGCCATCTCCGTCGCCGGCGGGGAGACCGCGCGCGCCGACCTGGCCATGCGCGAGGAAAGCACGGTGCTGCCGTCGCTCGTGGTCAGCAGCACTCGCGAGGTGCAGCGCCTGGGCGAGACGCCGGCGACGGTCGGCGTCGTTTCCTCCGCGCAACTCCGCGAGCAGCGGCCCACGCACCCGTCCGAGGTGATGAGCCAGATCCCCGGCGTGTGGGTGAGCGTCACCGGCGGCGAGGGGCACGCGACGTCGATCCGCCAGCCGAACACCACCAATCCCGTCTACCTGTACCTGGAAGACGGCGTCCCCACCCGCTCCACCGGCTTCTTCAACCACAACGCGCTGTACGAGGTCAACGTCCCGCAGGCCGACCGCATCGAGGTGCTGAAGGGGCCCTCGAGCGCGCTGTACGGCAGCGACGCCATCGGCGGCGTGGTGAACGTGGAGACGCGTGCGCCGTCGCGCCGCGCGGGCGTGGAACTGTACGGCGAGGGCGGCGCGTACGGCTGGGGCCGGCTCCTCCTGGCCGCGTCGGGGACGCGGGGCGACAACGGCTTCCGCGCGGACGTGAACCTCACGCGCACCGGCGGCTGGTGCGACGGGACCGACTACACGCGGCAGAGCGGGATGCTGCGCTGGGACCGGCAGCTGGGCGGCGGCGCGTCGCTGAAGACGGTGCTGGCGGTGAGCCACATCGACCAGCAGACCGCCGGCGCGTCGATGCTGCTGGCGGCCGACTACCGCGCGAACCCCACGCTCAACTACACGCCCATCTCCTTCCGCCGCGTGTCGGCGATGCGGCTCTCCAGCGACTTCGAGCGTGCGGGCGCGGGAACGCTGCTCAGCATCATCCCCTTCGTGCGCTGGAACCGCATGGACCTGCTCCCCAACTGGAGCCTGACGTACGATCCCACCGTCTACACCACCGGCCACCACTCCTTCGGCGTGCTGGCCAAGTACCGCGTGGACGTCGATCCCCTGCGCACGCGGCTGATCGGCGGGGTGGACGTGGACTACAGCCCCGGCGGCCGCACCGAGGACCTCATCCAGCCCGCGCGCACCGGCCAGGTCTTCACCGGCTACCAGAAGGTCGGCCGCGTCTACGACTACGACGTGACCTTCCGCGGCGTCTCGCCCTACCTGCAGGCCGAGGCCGCGGCCACGGAGCGGCTGCACGCGACCGGCGGGCTGCGGCTGGACATGATCGACTTCAGCTACGACAACCACCTGAACGCCGTCGCCACCGGCAAGTACCGCCGCCCGGCCGACACCAGCGTCGGCTACACGCACCTGTCGCCCAAGCTCGGCGCGACGTACGAGGCGGGGCGCGGGCTCGCCGTCTTCGCCAGCTGGACGACCGGTTTCCGCACGCCCAGCGAGGGGCAGCTCTTCCGGCAGGGGCAGGCGGACAACACCGTCGCCCTCAAGCCGGTGGAGGCGGTGAGCTGGGAGGCCGGCGCGCGCGGCGAGATCCTCGGCGTCGTCGGGTACCAGCTCAGCGCCTACACGATGACGATGCGCGACGACATCCTCGCGCTCGTCAACCCCGACGGCACGCGCGAGACGGTGAACGCGGGCGAGACGCTGCACCGCGGGATCGAGGCGGGGCTGGGCGCGAAGCTCCCCGCCGGCTTCCGCGCGGACGTGAGCTGGAGCCGCGCGCTGCACCGCTACGAGGAGTGGTCGCCGCGCGCGGGGGTGGACTTCGCGGGGAACGAGATGGAGAGCGCGCCGCGCACCATCCTGAACGCGCGCCTCGGCTACGCGCTGCCGGGCGAGGGACGGCTGACGGCCGAGTGGCAGCGCATCGGCGGCTACTGGATGGACGCGGAGAACACGCACCGCTACGGCGGGCACTCGCTGCTGAACCTGCACGCCACCGTTCCCGTCGCGCGCCAAGTGGAGATCGTGGGGCGGATGAACAACGTGCTCGACCGGCGCTACGCCGAGATCGCGCAGTACACCGCCGCGCGCGGCGAGGAGTTCGCGCCGGGGATGCCGCGCTCGCTGTACCTGGGCGTGCAGTACCGCACCGCCGGCCGCTGAGGGGGATGACGATGAAGAGAACGACGACAATCGGCGTGATCGCGGCCATCACGGCCGCGGTCGCCGCCGCCACGGCGGTGACGCGCGGCGGCTCCGCGCTCGCCCCGGCGACGACGGTCGCGGCGGCGGGCGCGTCGAACCCGACCGCGGCGGAGGACGCGCGCGGCGTGCGCTACGTCGCCTGGGTGGGGACGGGTGGCGGCACGTCCAACGTCTACCTCGCCCGCGCGGACGGCGGCGCGTTCGCCGCGCCCGTGCGCGTGAACGACGTCGCGGGCGACGCGGCGCCTCACGAGCAGGCGCCCGCGCAGGTGGCCGTCGGCCCGCGCGGCGAGGTGTACGTCGTCTGGCAGAACAACCGCGAGATCCCGGGCCGCCGCTTTCCCGCGAGCGATCTCCGCCTCGCGCGCTCCACGGACGGCGGCCGCACCTTCGCGCCCGCGGTGACGGTGAACGACGACGCGGGCGGGGCGCCGTCTTCGCACACCTTCCACAACATCGCGGTGGGGAAGGACGGCACCGTGTGGGTCTCATGGCTCGACTCACGCGTCCGCGACGCCGAGCGCGCCCGCCGCCATCCGCGCCCCGCGCCCTCGGCTGCAAAGACTTCGGGGGATTCGACGAAGAGCATGCACGGCCACGGCGGCATGGCCGAGGATCCCACGCTCCCCGGCTCGGAGATCCGCGTCGCCCGCTCGACGGACGGCGGCAGGACGTTCGGGCCGGGCATGGTGGTCGACGCCGGCGTCTGCCCGTGCTGCCGCACCTCGCTCGCGGCCGCGCCCGACGGCTCGATCTACGTCGCCTGGCGCAAGGTCTACGCGGGTGACGTGCGCGACCCCGTCGTCGCGCGCCTCGCGCCCGGCGCGACGTCGTTCGCCGCGCCGGTGCGGGTGCACGCGGACGGCTGGGTGTTCCCCGGCTGCCCGCACGCCGGCCCGTCGCTCGCGATCGACGCGCGCGGACGCGTGCACGTGGCCTGGTACACGGGGAAGGATGGCCGGCAGGGGCTGTGGTACGCCGCGTCGGAGGACGGCGGCCGCACCTTCGGCGCCCCCGAAGCGCTGCTGACGGGCGGCTGGGTCCCACCGTCGCACGTCACCCTCGCCGCGGAGGGAGAGCACGTCTGGGCGACGTGGGACGACCGCCGCGAGCAGGAGAGTCGCGTCACCCTGGCCAGCATGGACCGCGGGCGGCCGCATGTGATCGCCCGCGAGCGCGCCGCCCGCTCCCCCGTGCTCGCCACCGGCCCGGGCGGCCTGCTCGTTGCCTGGCAGCAGGGCCAGACGGTGCGCGCCAGCACGATGAGGTGAGATTCCCCTCATCTGCTTGTAAATTGCCCCGTTCGGCGTATTGTGAAGGATGGATATCGATGTCGAGTGGGATCCGGAGAAAGCCGAGTGGAACCTTCGGAAGCACGGCGTGTCTTTCGACGAAGCCAGGTCCGTGCTGGAGGATCCCCTCTCGTTCACGGTTTTCGATGAGGACCACTCCGAAGCGGAAGATCGCGAGCTCTTGCTGGGGCGCTCGGTCGCGGACCGGCTGCTGATCGTCAGCATCACTATTCGCGGTGAGCGTATCCGGATCATCAGTGCACGCGAGATGACGCCACGGGAGAAAAGACGCTATGAGCGCAACCTCTGAGATGGACGACGATCTGCGCGCGGAGTACGACTTCACGGACGAGCAACTGCAATCGGCGGAACGCGGAAAATATGCTGACCGTGTTCGCCACGTGAACGTCGTGCGGCTCGATCCTGACGTCGCGGAGCTGTTTCCAGACTCCGACGCGGTTAATCGTGCCCTCAGAGCGCTCGGCGCGATCATACGCGAGAGGGAGCAGCAGAGAGCGGCCTGACGGCGACCTGACGCGAGCAGTTGTCACGCGCACGGCCCTGTATTGGGGGCCGCGTGCGTGTTTTCTGTTGGGAACAGATCTCCCAGATCCATTCCGCGCTCGTCAACGACGCAGCCCTTCGAGCAGATTTCTGCGCGACGAGGGGCTGGCGGGCACGCTCACCCGCTACCTGATCCCCTGGCGAACGGGTGAACTACGTCCGCGACAAGCTCGACCTCTCCACGCTGGACGAGCGCAAGCTCTTCCCCGACCTCGACGGCGTGGCCGCCCAGCTCCGGCGCTACTGCTCGCCCTACGGCGAGGCGCCCGAATCGCACGATCCGAGCGTTCGCCGCGCCGCCAGCGACGAGTGATTGCGCGTTTGTCCTACTTTGATCCGGCGGTGGCCGCTTTGTGCGGTAGTCTGTTTAGGACGGCCGGTGGCGTTTAGATTGAGTCATCCCAGCACCCACCGCCGATCCGCTGTGAGGAGGAGATGGTTTCCATCACGCACGCCGAAACCGACGAGCATACCGGCGAGGAGATCATGATCCCCGCCGGCGGGCGGATCATGGACCTGGACTGGGATGCGGTCGGGTCCGCGTTGGAGAGCGCGGGCGAGGAGTGCGGATGGGATGCAGACTTCGTGATCCGGCCTGATCACCGCCACGTGTGGGTTGTCGTCGATCCTGCAGCCGTGGATCATGTCGCCCGGACCACGCTGGATTTCTACGCGGCAGTCAGCAGGCGGATCGGGCATGAGGAGTTCATGTCCTTGTGGGTCGATTTCGATGTGGGTGACAACGATGTTCGATCCCATTGAGTTCGCCTTCCTGGCACGGCAACTGGCTGCGGGTGACCTGATCGTGTGCGGAGACCCAGCCGCCTCGCGTGAAGCTCAGCTTCGTGCCGCATTCGGACGCGCGTATTATGCCGTGTTCCTAGTTGTACGATTCGTCCTTTTGCGACGACATCACATTCGCTCCCAGTGGGTCGATCACGGCAATCTGTACAATTACCTGCAGCATTCGCGTGCAGGCGAACACCTCAATCACCTCGGGCGGGAGATCGAACGGCTCTACAGACTCCGCCAGAAAGCAGACTACGAGTTGGGACCGACTGCCGATTGGCAACGGAGGCTTACCAATCCTGTGCTCGCCGATTTCCTCGCGCGGCAGGCTATCGAATTGACCTCCGCCGTCGAGGACCTCGACTTCTCTCCCGTCGTCCACCTCTTCCGGCGGTAGGAGAATGGTTTCCATCACGCACGCCGACATCGACGAGCTCGCCGACGAGGAGATCATGATCCCCGCCGGTGGCCGCTGGATGGAGATGGACTGGGAGTGCGTCGCCCGCGCGTTCCAGGCCGCGAACGAAAAGGTCGGGTGGGATGCGGACATCATCCTGACGCCCGAGCGGCAGCACGCGCTCGTGCTGTTCCCGCGTGATCGGACTGTGGATGTCGGTCATACAATGGGTGAATTCCACGTCGCGCTGGAAGAGGCGATCGGAGCCGACGCCTTCATGTCGATCTGGATCGACTACCTGTCGAAGCCATGAGCCAGAGCTTCGAACCCGTAGAGTTCCTGGACGTCGCCATCGAGATTTGCACGAAGGCACGGGCGCTCTCGTATCCTAGTGAGCCGTGGGTCCGGACCGCAGCCGGGCGGGCTTACTACGGCCTGTA comes from Longimicrobium sp. and encodes:
- a CDS encoding nitrilase-related carbon-nitrogen hydrolase; the encoded protein is MDGFTADRLRLRVEQLAPVLGDADANLARIAAAQADAAADGVDLVVTPELSVTGYDVRDRVHALAVLADDAPYPQLAVGPDVIVGGIERDAAFVPYNAALHLRGGRVLHRHRKVYLPTYGMFDEGRWFGRGDRARAYDAGGGWRVGLLVCEDLWHPALTYLLAADGAHLVIVQAAAAGRGSWAGGEGGGRFASWPAWEHLARAAAVAYGVYVVVANRVGTEASCVFGGGSLVAGPGGELIARADDLAEARLTVDLSLDAVAAARRPYAHARDDDPRLVHAELARLIGARG
- the murA gene encoding UDP-N-acetylglucosamine 1-carboxyvinyltransferase gives rise to the protein MPKFVVQGGKRLKGAIRPAGNKNAALPMLAATLLTDEDVFLENVPRIRDVLTLLDLLEALGAETEWVGDNEVRVRAADVGHTQLNAEAAARIRASILLAGPMLARTGGMNLPPPGGDVIGRRRVDTHFLAFQKLGARFEHDARGFRVKSDGLVGGDMFLDEPSVTGTENAVMAASLARGTTRIRNAAAEPHVQDLCHMLVGMGAPIDGIGSGTLTIQGAQKLRGGRFRITSDHIEVGSFIGLAAVTRSELTILDAAPEHLDSTLIGFERLGVKVEVRGQDLFIPGGQEMKVHADIGGHIPKVDDGPWPAFPADCTSIALVTATQCEGTILIHEKMFESRMFFADKLISMGARLVLCDPHRVLVIGPSKLRGGLVESPDIRAGMALLIAALGAEGQSEIFNIGQIERGYERIDERLRALGADIAKMDSRS
- a CDS encoding polyphenol oxidase family protein; this encodes MTDVAAAARVVEETLLAGDVPLWVHPEWAERFPWLVQGTTGRGTGDEPFDLGLSGAQPVGKVLDRWRAMIATTGMRTAVHSRQVHGAELWVHHERGAPGVSVMSGFDGHLTARAGLLLSAGVADCTPVSIVDSGHRCVAMVHSGWRGTAAGISERAIAKLAGMWSSRPEALWVHCGPSICGRCYEVGPEVHAAIHPDREPPPGREPIDVSAAIAGRVIAAGVPAEQVTVSAHCTRCGSPDFFSHRAGSAGRQMGVLGIRGED
- a CDS encoding TonB-dependent receptor, which produces MLALVPLAIALLAVPALAQGTGFVEGTVTAQAGGAPLAGVRVAVDGAAPAVTDAAGRFHIARVPAGPRTLVATRLGLAAETRAISVAGGETARADLAMREESTVLPSLVVSSTREVQRLGETPATVGVVSSAQLREQRPTHPSEVMSQIPGVWVSVTGGEGHATSIRQPNTTNPVYLYLEDGVPTRSTGFFNHNALYEVNVPQADRIEVLKGPSSALYGSDAIGGVVNVETRAPSRRAGVELYGEGGAYGWGRLLLAASGTRGDNGFRADVNLTRTGGWCDGTDYTRQSGMLRWDRQLGGGASLKTVLAVSHIDQQTAGASMLLAADYRANPTLNYTPISFRRVSAMRLSSDFERAGAGTLLSIIPFVRWNRMDLLPNWSLTYDPTVYTTGHHSFGVLAKYRVDVDPLRTRLIGGVDVDYSPGGRTEDLIQPARTGQVFTGYQKVGRVYDYDVTFRGVSPYLQAEAAATERLHATGGLRLDMIDFSYDNHLNAVATGKYRRPADTSVGYTHLSPKLGATYEAGRGLAVFASWTTGFRTPSEGQLFRQGQADNTVALKPVEAVSWEAGARGEILGVVGYQLSAYTMTMRDDILALVNPDGTRETVNAGETLHRGIEAGLGAKLPAGFRADVSWSRALHRYEEWSPRAGVDFAGNEMESAPRTILNARLGYALPGEGRLTAEWQRIGGYWMDAENTHRYGGHSLLNLHATVPVARQVEIVGRMNNVLDRRYAEIAQYTAARGEEFAPGMPRSLYLGVQYRTAGR
- a CDS encoding sialidase family protein, whose translation is MKRTTTIGVIAAITAAVAAATAVTRGGSALAPATTVAAAGASNPTAAEDARGVRYVAWVGTGGGTSNVYLARADGGAFAAPVRVNDVAGDAAPHEQAPAQVAVGPRGEVYVVWQNNREIPGRRFPASDLRLARSTDGGRTFAPAVTVNDDAGGAPSSHTFHNIAVGKDGTVWVSWLDSRVRDAERARRHPRPAPSAAKTSGDSTKSMHGHGGMAEDPTLPGSEIRVARSTDGGRTFGPGMVVDAGVCPCCRTSLAAAPDGSIYVAWRKVYAGDVRDPVVARLAPGATSFAAPVRVHADGWVFPGCPHAGPSLAIDARGRVHVAWYTGKDGRQGLWYAASEDGGRTFGAPEALLTGGWVPPSHVTLAAEGEHVWATWDDRREQESRVTLASMDRGRPHVIARERAARSPVLATGPGGLLVAWQQGQTVRASTMR
- a CDS encoding BrnT family toxin, with the protein product MDIDVEWDPEKAEWNLRKHGVSFDEARSVLEDPLSFTVFDEDHSEAEDRELLLGRSVADRLLIVSITIRGERIRIISAREMTPREKRRYERNL